One genomic window of Salvia miltiorrhiza cultivar Shanhuang (shh) chromosome 4, IMPLAD_Smil_shh, whole genome shotgun sequence includes the following:
- the LOC131021196 gene encoding uncharacterized protein LOC131021196 — MDNRWKWFKGCLGALDGSYINVTVSNCDKPRYRTRKGQISTNTLAVCDRNMQFVYVLPGWEGSAADSRILRDSLTRVHGLRVPRGCYYLCDNGYANSEGFLTPYKGIRYHLKEWGPNTSRPQNAKELFNLRHAKARNVIERAFGVMKMRWGILRSATFYPVKTQNRLIMSCFILHNFIRAEMTNDPLEQEFDNANVNNDEDVEGDGEVIDGIEASPMWNAERDLLAQSMWLNYQNNI, encoded by the exons ATGGACAATAGGTGGAAATGGTTCAAG GGCTGTTTGGGTGCACTCGATGGTTCTTATATAAATGTGACTGTGAGCAATTGTGACAAGCCAAGGTACCGGACTCGAAAGGGACAAATATCAACTAACACCCTCGCGGTTTGTGATAGAAATATGCAATTTGTTTATGTGCTCCCTGGTTGGGAAGGCTCCGCAGCCGATTCGCGGATATTGCGGGATTCCTTGACACGGGTGCACGGGTTGAGGGTGCCTAGAG GCTGTTATTATCTTTGCGACAACGGATACGCCAATAGTGAGGGGTTCCTTACACCGTATAAGGGAATTCGCTATCATTTAAAGGAGTGGGGCCCAAACACGTCTCGCCCGCAAAATGCAAAGGAATTGTTCAACCTACGACATGCAAAGGCACGAAATGTTATTGAACGTGCTTTCGGCGTCATGAAGATGCGTTGGGGGATTTTGAGAAGCGCCACTTTCTACCCTGTGAAAACCCAAAACCGTCTAATAATGTCGTGTTTCATTTTGCATAATTTCATCCGCGCGGAGATGACCAACGATCCGCTTGAGCAGGAATTTGACAATgcaaacgttaacaatgatgaagatgttgaaGGCGATGGTGAAGTCATCGATGGGATAGAGGCATCCCCAATGTGGAATGCTGAGAGAGATTTACTTGCCCAATCGATGTGGCTTAATTATCAAAACAATATTTGA